The genomic DNA GCATTAACTCAGTAAGGGCACAGGAGGCTTTCAATGCAAGGCTCCCCCGTTAGGCCGCAGATTTCAATGGAGGGAGAAACGTACCCCTCACACGACGGCGATCGTGCTAACTGCTCGGTCCTTCCCACAGAGAATACTATAGATAATTCAGCAAATCCAGACAAAAAGAAGCAATGTATTTTGcagcaaatttttctttaagacttGTAAATTCTCTCCCACCCCATATTAAACAGGTAAGTGAAGCAGCTTCCAAATTTAACGGTTACAGTTCAGATTCTGAATATTCACATCACGCTGGCATTCCACGTGGGTCACAAACACATGTGCCTTGTGTTAAGGATCTGAATGAAGTTTCATCCCGATGATGAAGAATCTGATCACATTTCAGACTTAAAATCTGGTTTTGAATTAAGCAGTGTAGCACATACAGCAATTCAATCTATTGATAACATTTACTCAATATTGAATTTTCTTCGATTCTACCCTTTGGATCTCATTTTCCCATGTATTTAAGTGATCCCTATCTTTTTAGGTAGGAAGGTAATTGTCTAAGGGTAAGCAGACACCTAGACGACTTTGGTAAACTGAACTACGGCAGTCCTCACGTGAGCAAAAGAGCTTACTCAAGACTTAACTGCTACAGTATAGGCGAGGATGGGGCCAAACTCAAACAAGATGACACTCATTTCTAAATGTGGAAATCCTACAAAAATAAATGGCTTAAGTCAATGGAATTCTGCAACGCTTTCACGGTCACTGAGAAGCCATTCTAAGATCTACTTTCCTGCTGTATTTGTGCCCCTGAACCGGCCACAGAAATCCTTTTGGAAAAACCGGGAAGGCTCTGGGGTGTCCAACGGGAATCCTTCATCTTGGGCATCGTTAAAGCTTGGGAATACTTGAAAGCAGCGGGTAAACACAGACCACCTTCCTAGAGACCAACTTTACATCAAACATGGAACATcgagacaaaaaggaaataaatgcacaGCTTATACTCATTTTTAACAAACGAGGCCTCTCAAGTTCCTGCCATCACTTGTATGGTTTCAGTGGACTTCGAGATGCTCTACATTAGAACATGGTTACTTCTGCCACAAAGTAATAACAACTGTAATTATTGAAATACCTATTCGAAACGTCCTTTAATAAAACACGGACCACTTTTACGGAGAGATCACGTACGTCTCAAGCTCTTCCCTAAGTGACGCTACTTAGTCACGAGGCAGGGGGGATGAACATTACTGTAGCTTAACCGCACTAACAGTATTCACACCCCGTGACAACTTACCAAACAGAATAGTAGGGACATCTGTCCTAGCATTCGTGTGAAATGATTCAAACGTacgaaaaaaacaaaagaatggaacCTGGAAAACTTCAAACTAAGTGACACTAACAGCATAGCAATTTACACAGTAACATGGCACAATTTTCCCTGTTAgtggtttttaaaatgcttaccAATCAAGGGATGAGCTCACTTGCTTAGATATTTGAAATACAACTTTATTCTGATTCTAAACGAAAAGGAATGGGAAGGACAGTGACAATGAATTTCACCACTGGATACTGCGACCATAGCAGTCTTGTATTTGAAACTCAGGAAGGAAACAACTGCGCTCCGAAACAGCTAAATACGCAGGTCCAAAAAATGAAGGTACTTTTTCAACTGCCACATTCACGCCAAAGCCCATCCGTCTCCTTCGTTCAGCACCCCCAAGACGAAGCACACGTTCTGCTCAGCTAGGTAATAAAGTGGCAAACACACCGCACCACTGCCATCACAGACAGCTGCCTATAAAACTAGACTTCTGACGCCGGCTCCAGCCGCTCTCACAGGTCGTCGTCCTCGTCCGGGAGAGCAGTCGTCTGAGCAACCtagggacagacacacacagtgaGGCTCGAGCCACCAGGCGTCCACCGAGGCGTGACCGGAGCCGCGCCGGGCGCACAGGCGTCTCACCTCTAGATCGTGCTCGTACTGCGCTGCCAACGCCGGGTCCATGACCACCTCTGGCGGGGCGAGAGCGGGCATGGCGACAAACTCCAAGTTCGGGTCTCCGATTAGTTTTCTCGCAAGCCACAGGAAGGGCTTTTCAAAGTTGTAGTTACTTTTGGCAGAAATGTCATAGTACTGTTTAAGAAGGAAgcaaagttaggggcgcctgggtggcttagtcggttaagcatcagactttggctcaggtcatgatctcgcggttcgtgggttcgagcccgcatcgggctctgtgctgacagcctcagagcctggagcctgcttcagattgtgtctccccctctctctctctgcccctcccccactagtgctctctctcaaaaataaatttaaaaaaaaagcagaaactagttacaaaatatctacaaaatatcttCAGGGATCATCCTAGGGTATGTTGCGAACTAAATACAATTCCTTTGATCCATACAACACGTGTTTACGCATCACTTTAACGCACCCTATTACTTTGAATTTTATCTTAGACTAAGCCATAATGTAGTAAAGGAGAAGTTTCAAGAAACATACCTGAAGGTTCTTCTTTCGGTGAAAGACAATAGATTTTGCCTTAACTTTTCTATCCTTAATGTCCACTTTGTTGCCACACAGCACAATGGGGATGTTTTCACACACTCGTACCAGATCTCGATGCCAGTTAGGCACATTCTTGTAAGTAACCCGTGATGTGACGTCAAACATTATAATGGCACACTGGGCTGAAAGAAAGATTGACAGTGACTGTTACCCGCATAGAACGTCCCACACAGATGACACTGCCAAGGACCACGGGCTTCACTTCAGGCCCAAACCAGGTCATCTACATTGCTCCATTCGTGAGATTCTCAAGGCCTCTTCCATCACTGTAACACAAGGTTCCATCACTGTAACACACAAGATTTAAAATCCCACTTCCTACTCAAGTGTGAATGACCAGCTTGCCATATCCAATCTGTCCCTGTAATACTTCATTAATTCCACCTTGTCCCCAAATCTGAAGTAGATAACAGTAAGTCAGCATTCCAGACAACTCATCTCCTTTATTCGAAAGGTCTAAGAACCCACTTTTAAAGGTCCTAAAACGACTAAACATAGCAAAAGAGGTTATTCCTTTGGTTAAAAACACTcaagtctcagggcacctgggtgaatcagttggttcagtctgactttgctcaggtcatgatctcacggtttgtgggttcgagccccgcatcgggctctgtgctgacagctcagagcccggagctgctttggattctgtgtctccctctctctctgcccctcccctgcttgccctctgtctctcaaaaataaacatttaaaaaattggggggggggaccCCACCCAAACCCTCAAATCTCCATGTTGACCTAGAAGGAAATTCACAGTAAGACAACAGCCACAAGTATGTAGTCTAGTAGCTTTTTAGCTCAAGATTGGGGGGGGAGCAAAAAACTCCACATATTTGTACATATTCAAAACAGGCTAAAGGTATGAAAGGATTCCCAACAAATTTTTCATCACAGGAGTGAGATTTCAGGAGGCAGTTTCTGTATCCATCTTTGTTTGATACAACAATGTAACTGCGGTCAAACATTTTacggaagaaaagaaaaacctcgCAAAACTTAGTACAATTGAAAGAACAACCAGCTATTCCTGAAACTACGGCCACAGCTCGTCCGAAGCTGTTGTTTTATGAAACTCCGTAGAAAACAGCCTGTCCTGAACGGTGCCCGTCATGACGCAGCACAGCACTCGGGCAGAACTTTCGAGGTCCTCCCCTCCCTGAGTCAAAGCCCGGGGTGGTCGGCCTGAACAgaccctccgcccccccccccccccccaacgccccGAAGTCGCCCGGACAACAGCCCCCGCGCAGCGAGGCCCTACCTTGGATGTAATAGCCGTCTCTGAGCCCCCCGAACTTCTCCTGCCCGGCCGTGTCCCACACGTTGAACTTGATGGGCCCTCTGTTTGTGTGGAACACGAGGGGATGGACCTCCACACCCAAGGTGGCTGCAACACAACACGTCACGTGAGCCCACGAACGCCGCCCCACGCGCATCCCGCACCCGCGTCGCCCCCACGTACCTACATACTTCTTCTCAAATTCACCGGTCAGATGACGTTTCACGAACGTAGTCTTCCCGGTACCCCCATCGCCAACCAACACGAGCTGCGGGCAGGCAGATTCTTGAAATAACCCCGACGACGTCTCGGCTCGGGACCCCGGAACCCCGGAACCCCGGGGCCGGCAAGCCCTCTGCGGACACGCTAACTTTGCGGGTCCCGGGGGCGCTCCGAAAACAAaggcctccccccccaccccccccacggCGGCCGCGCCGGCCGAGCGATGATGACTCGGACAAATCAAACTTGGGCACCGCAGCGTCCCCGCGCGTTCCGGGGAGCCCGCACCCCCACCCGCCGCCGGGGCCCAGGACGAACGGCCGCAGCGGCACGGAGGCGGCCAGCAGGCGTTCGGGGCCGCCCCGCCCGCGGACCCCCGCGTGTCCCCGCGGGCAGCACCCACCCCCGAGGACGACCTACTTTGAATTGGACTTGGGGCTCTCCCTGGGCAGCCATCGCGCTGGTGCTGcggagcaaagagaaagaaatggggcgGGCGGCGCGGCGGCGCGGCCGGGGAACCACATGGCCCGGCCCGCCCCACGTGCCCGGGCCCACAAAGGGGCGCCGGCGGCCGGGCCCCACGCGCGCACACcccggccggggcgggggccgcGCGCGCtccaggcggcggcggcgggctgCGCTCCTCCCGCCCGGCCGGCCGTCCGCGGGGCCTGGCGCCGAGCCCGCGGGGGAGGCCGCGCGGGGCGGGAGGCCGGGAGGCCGGGAGGCCAGGCGGGCGGAGGCCGGGACCAAACAGTGCCCGCCCGATCGCGCGCTCGGCCCGCCGCCCGGCCCTCTGCCGCCGCCTGGGCCGCCCGCCGCTCCCGGGCCCGCCGCCCGTCCCCCGACCCGTCGCCCAGGCCCCACCGCGGTCGCGTCCCAGCGCCGGCCTGCGGCCTCCACCgcggggggaaggggagagccccttcgccgccgccgccctggccctggccccacGCGGCCGCCGGCGCCCCGGCCCAGGCCGCCGCCCTCCCAGGCCCCCGCGAGGCCCCTGCTTTCGACCCTGCGGCCCTGcggccccccgcccggccccagCTCACTACCTTCCAGAAGCGTCTCCGGCCCGTCTGACTGAGGGCTGGAAAGATGGCGGAAGCGCAATTCAAATGCCCGGAGACGCAGCCGACGCCGGCGCGCGCCGAGGGAGGGCGGGGCAACGGCGCCGCGCCGCTCCCACGTGGCccggcgcgcgcgcgcacgcacgccgCGGGCTCGGGCGGCCACACCCGTCGGCCTGGCGCGGAGGGAAAGACACGcggggcggcgggcgcgggcgggCGCGGGACGCAGGGCGGGCGCGCGCAcgcccgcccgcccgcggggGCCACATGCGCCGGCCCGGAGGGCGGGTtcccgcgcgcgcgcgcatgcgccGACAGCGTCGCGGCGCGCCCTGCTGCGGCCGCGCTACGGAACCGGGAGTGGAGGCCAGGCCCCTTGGGCGGGAAACTCGCGGGGAGCGGCCCACACAAAGCCCCCAGGGCTCCCCAGCCGGGGGGCTCGCCCTGCCCACGCGGCACAGCGGTCCGCACGTTGGGGTGCGCGCCACGCCTACGCCCCTGCGCTTCGTCCCCTAGACCCACGGCGCCTTCTCTGTGTCCCCCAGCCCCTTTTCTATCTTGTCCCaccccagcccttccctcccacaCCTCTCGGCCCCTTACTCCCACacacccccttccccatcccccgcCCCTTTCATTCACTCCCTTCTTTTGCTCCCCTCGAccccctgtcccttccctgtgtttccagttccccccacccccacctccgtgTCCCTGGCCTCAACCAGGACCTCCTGGGGGGTAAAGGACGCAAAGACTTGCATTTTCCCTCCTGGAAAAGCCAGCCACCCTTTCCTTAAAGCTTCTAATCGGCCAGCCGCTTTGGTGACAGTATCCTGCAAACAGGATGATGAAATTGTGTTTTCAACTTTGGCAGCTCTTATCCTAGTTACAAACGTGGATCCAATCGATGAGTGTTTAGGTTCCCGACTCTGGAGGAGATTAAGCTGTCAAAGGGTGCATACGGGATCCATCTGTGCAGTCAGCACTCACATGCTGCGGGGGGACACCCACCTCAGAGGGTCAATATAGGTAGAAAATGAGATAAGCCACCGGCCCAACCAGTGTTGATGGTTATTACCATCCGTTGGCGTTTAGCAACGGTGTGGGCCGGAGGGAGTCCTCTGACCCCTTATCCTATATCGAAGGCCGGTTTTTGGCGTTTGTGTAGACAGCCACAGATTCTCCTTGACCCACCTCTCCTTGGTCCTCTCTGGAAGCCAAGCATCCACACTCGCAGCAAGAGCAGGCAGCCGATGGCCCCATCAGAATTGTCAAGTTGCTCAGAGAGGATTCCACCGCGGGGACTCTTCGCGGAGCGAAGAGAACCCAAGTGACCGAGGAGTTAGCCGCCTAGTCCTGAGTGCACTTTGCAAGCGAGCCTGTTGGGAACACAAGTGACGTGAATTGGGCACAACACTTCTGAGAATCTGCCTGCTGGGCACTCGAGTCCCAGTGCCCCGAAGGACCCTCAGGAAAACCAGCAGACCCTCCACGCTACTGGTGGCACTGGTAAAACATCAATGCTGAAAGCCGGTGACCCTCTACTTTCATTTCTGGAGAGGTTCCCTGGAGTTAAGCTCACCCATATGCACAGAGAGACAGTATCATCGCGCTTACTGtaacacaataataaaaacagaacttcCATACATATCCATTGATAGGGAAACATGCAAATATTTAACTGGACTACTGTACAGCATCTAAAAGGAAGTGAGTTCATCTGTATCAAAAGGGTTAGATCTCAAAGGATAATGAGAAGAGAAGCAGGTTCAAGAAAGATGTGATAATACCTTCATACAGTCTATAGTTGTATATAGGGATCGTATAGTAGAACACCATTTACGTAAACTTGTATAGACACAAAACCATATTCTTGGACGTATGTaggtaaatttctaaaaattgacTGCAAGGGTGTGTAGCCTGAAATCTGATGCTGCTGTTTCGAAAGAGAGTAGACAGCTAGGGTGTGATGGAGGTGGGCAGTCAAAGAAGACTACTTACAGGgttccatttcttttgttaaaagaaGGTAATTGAGGCAAATATGACAACATACTAACTGTTGTGTAACTCTAGGTGGTGAGAGCACCcatgtttctaccttttggcatTTTTGAAAAAATCTCTTCCCATAAAGAGCGCCAAGGGGAAATATGTCGAACCCCCCAGCTCTAACAATTGCTGTGGCTTTGCAGTTTACAGAGGTACTTCCTCATGTCTGCCACCCGACAGGGATTGCACACCCCTGCTTAACCTGTAGTTTCCAATATTGCAGGCAAATGCACAAAGAAGTAgcagaattacaaaaaaaaaaaaaaaaaaaaaatgcagaaagagTACAAGGAATTTTACCGGAGTATTACCTCTTAGTTCCCCAAATGTTAACATGAGTTCTTCGCCCCGgtcattctctccttccttctctcagtaCTTGTCTCaccatatatatgatttttaaaatgcgtGTAGGATTTTTGTTCTCTGGGATGTTTGAGAGCAAACAGCACACAGGATGCCCCTCAGTGTGCATTTCTTAAAACCAAGACATTCTGTTACATCACCACTGCCGAATTAcccaaatcaggaaattaacTCTGCTGCAATCCTGCTATCTCCTCTGCAGACCTGAATGGCCACTTACTTGTCTCACTTCTATCCTATATCTGGTGGGGGATCCGTTCGGGATTAGGTGTTACCTTTAGCTGTGAggtctgttctgtttctttgcatcCAAAGCATTAACTCCGTCTTCCAAAGCATTAACTCCTTGACACTTCTGCAGACTATTTTGTAGGCCAAGTCTTTTGTAGGATGCCCTCCGATTGGATTTTCTGGCGTTTCCTCTGGATTGGACTCAGGTTATGCAGTTTGGGTTGGGACCCCTCAGAAATGACGTTATGTCCTTCTCAGTGCATCTCTTCAGGAGGCACAGAGTGATCCTTGTAGAACATTTCAGACCATCCTTCTCTTTGACACTGTGGTGGTTTTCTGGATCACACTGATACATGACATCTGTGGCCGCCCAGGCCCTACTTTGCCACCCCATCTCCAGCTCCACTCCCTGTAACCCTGCGGCAGCCACACAAGCCTTCCTGAATCTTACCTCAGCCAAGTTTGCTACTGCCTTAGGGCCTTTGCTCTTAGTGCTCCCTCTGCCTCAAATGCTCTTCATATCATTGCCTGACTGGCTCCCTCTCACCCTTCAGGTCACAGATCCAATGTCACTTCCTAAGGAAAGCCCACCCTGACCACCGTTTCTAAAATGGCGTCACCACAGCAGACATTTCCCATGTCAACCCCGACTAGATTTTCTCCAAAGCACTTACCACTAGCTGGAAATAGCTTGCTTAATGATACACATGCTCActtttttacctttctttcccGCCCTAGAATAAACAAAGCACCTTGCCTGGCATGATGTTCAACATatctagcacagggcctggcatgtaATGGGTGCTCAGCAAATATCTGTTGAGTTGGTGGGTGAATCACTCTTGAGCCCGTTGGAATACAGAAAGAGTAAACAGAAGGAGCAGCATGATATGATAATAAACTAAGGGCAGTTTACATATAAGCTTATTAGAATTCTAATATGCTACTTCACATCGAAGACGAATTAAGCAAGTAACAAACATTTACCAAATACGGGGCCACCCTTTTCTATCTGTGCAGTTTCCATCACCTCCCTTGACTTGGCGAACCAGTAAAGAAGGTATTCTGAAAGACTCCATTTTCTAATCCATTCATCGATAGTAGCGATAATTTGTCAAACGAgatcatttcttcactggacacaaacatttttttgacGTAGGGAGCACATTGATGCTACTTCTTGGCATTTGCACAGCCGTCACGTTCCCCTGAAGCCAAACTGGAGAGACCGGTCGTATACTCATGCCAAACATGCATCCAGCTTCTTCTATCCAACAaccagggcagggcagagggtaCGTGTTGGTGGCCCAGGAACGAAATCCAGCCTTCAGGTGCGGTTTGTGCTGTCTCGGGGCGGCTCACGACTTGCCATGTATCTTAACTAGTTGCCAGCAACCTGTGATGGCTTTTAACGTGAGTCCGCAAATTCTTTGGTGCTTCTCTCTCCAAGAGGTTGAGCCTAATTCTCCTCTCCCTGAGTGTGGGCGGGACTTAGCGACCCCTAGCAAAGGGAGGATGGCTGAAGGGACCATGAGTGACGTTTGAGACTTAAGTCATAGAGGCTTTGTGACTTCGGCCTTGCTCTCTTGGGTCACTCACTCCGAGGAGGACACTGTGGGGACAAGCACAGCCCTGTGGACAGGTTGGTGAGGAAGAGGTGAGCCCCTGCAAAGACCCCACGGGGCCTTGCCCGCACGTGGTGAGGGCGTCTTGAACGTGACCTTCCGCCCCGGTCAGGCCGGGCCTTGCCCCCATCTTGCCTGCAGTTTCCCGAGGCGGGGTCACAACCACCCAGTGAAGCCACTCCTGAAATCCCGACTCTGGGAAGCCATGTGagatttattgtttattgttgtttCCAACGGTAACTTCTGATGCAATTTGCCCCTCGAGGGATGATGGGTCTAGGACACAAAGAGGAAAGATAGTTTGCATAAAAATCCAGATAGCTGGTTTCTTTTGAAAGTCAAGGTTGGGAGCCCCTGGGCCTGCTTTCCTGCGTGGCCACAAGCATCTGGAGGTCAATACCCCAGGTCAATACCCTGCGCGCCCCCTTTCCCCCCCAGGGGCAAACACTGCCATTTGCCTCAGGTCTGCCACTCCCTATTTATGTCTCAGACAGGAGGCCTCGTCCTCTGACACCGAGCCTGCTCTACTCACTTACCTGCCTGAGTCCTGAAGGGCCGCGGTTCACAACCTCTAGTTTAGTGAGTCTAAGACAGAGATGGAAAAAGGCACagattcgttcattcactcagcTAATATCTAgttagcacctactatgtaccaggcattccCCAAGGTCTAGGGCAGGGAACAAAACAGATCCAAAAGGTGTTGGCCTCCAGGAGCTTTCATCCtagaaggaagaaacaggaagtagACTTGGTTAAGGGAGTCAAATATATAGGACAGTGATGATTGCTAAGTGAAAATAAAGCAGGTACAGGAGGTATGGAATgtcagaggaaggggagagagacctAGGTAGAGACATTTGAGCAAAGGCCTGTAGaaggtgaggggaaaaaaaaaaccaacacaacaCATAGATATCTGAGGAAGGATAATTCCAGAGACGGGGTAtggcacgtgcaaaggccctggggtagaaCCCTGCCTGGAGTTGTCAGGGACAGCGAGGAGGCATGTGGCTGGAGCAGATCAGCAGATGTTATGAGGAACCCCCGTTCAGACCATGTTTCTGTGTAAACTCAGTGTCTTAGAATGAGTGCAAGGAGCCTCTTGTATTAAGAACAATGGTTGTTTCTTTATACCAAGAGGAACCTTCAAAGCTGACTACTGGCAGTCCACAGTGGGACAGAATGCTCTCTGTGAAAGAAGTTTTCACTCTGTGTCCTGTGTGACTTTAGGGGAGTCTGGTCCAAGAAGGAGGATAGAAAATGCCATAAGAGAACACAGGTACGTAATAGAACAaaacaggtttgtttgtttttgtaattttttttaacatttattttttatttttgagacagagagagacagagcatgaacgggggagggtcagagagagagggagacacagaatctgcaacaggctccaggctctgagcggtcagcacagagcccgatgcggggctcaaactcacagaccgcgagatcatgacctgagctgaagtcggacacttaaccgactgagccacccagacgccccttgtttttgtttttttttttttaacatttatttattattgagagacagagagagacagagcatgagcatgggaggggcagagagagagggagacacagaatctgaaacaggctccaggctctgagcagtcagcacagagcccaacgcggggcttgaactcacggtccgcgagatcatgacctgagctgaagtcagaggcttaaccgactgagccacccaggagtccccaaaACAGggttttttcctaaaaaaataaggTTATTTACACCtattgtttaaaacaatttttt from Prionailurus viverrinus isolate Anna chromosome D3, UM_Priviv_1.0, whole genome shotgun sequence includes the following:
- the RAN gene encoding GTP-binding nuclear protein Ran gives rise to the protein MAAQGEPQVQFKLVLVGDGGTGKTTFVKRHLTGEFEKKYVATLGVEVHPLVFHTNRGPIKFNVWDTAGQEKFGGLRDGYYIQAQCAIIMFDVTSRVTYKNVPNWHRDLVRVCENIPIVLCGNKVDIKDRKVKAKSIVFHRKKNLQYYDISAKSNYNFEKPFLWLARKLIGDPNLEFVAMPALAPPEVVMDPALAAQYEHDLEVAQTTALPDEDDDL